In a genomic window of Gossypium arboreum isolate Shixiya-1 chromosome 9, ASM2569848v2, whole genome shotgun sequence:
- the LOC108485258 gene encoding uncharacterized protein LOC108485258, producing MGVVKFEDIPSTENPLLNHGDQGVNAIGDADMRNIKEDVTEVRTPIKIIWEEMVKREMIISKRRNRGVRDYCEFHAEEGHKIQECDAFKALVQSLMDNKELEFYEAGSYKSICILEGGSKNQNQPRIIISLPRNNEVEIPTVPKVIIHKPVSFLCKDNNRVPCNYSCNVTMPEKEDIASASKEVQDEGSYTCSGKRYDAEGVGVEPAKAKALKEEEAREFLKCLKHSEYSVVEQLRKQLARISVLALLLSLEVHREALMKVLNETYVTNDISVNKLDQLVSNISADNFIYFNDDEIPPRGMGSTKALHITTRCKGYTLPSVLIDNGLALNFMPLSILNRLSIDSSHMKTCHNVVRVFDGTERKVMGRIDIPLMIGPNTYEVNFLVMDIKPSYNFLLGRPWIHSAEAVPLSFHQKLKLVADGRLVTINVEEDIIATATSDAPYVEENKEAIECSFCSL from the exons ATGGGGGTTGTAAAATTTGAAGACATCCCTAGTACAGAAAACCCGTTGCTAAATCATGGTGATCAAGGGGTAAATGCAATTGGGGATGCCGATATGAGAAATATCAAAGAGGATGTGACCGAGGTGAGAACGCCGATAAAAATAATTTgggaagaaatggtgaaaagagAGATGATAATCTCTAAAAGGAGGAATAGAGGAGTGAGAGACTACTGCGAATTCCATGCTGAAGAGGGACACAAGATTCAGGAATGTGACGCGTTTAAGGCCTTGGTACAAAGCcttatggataataaggagctggaattttATGAAGCTGGTTCATATAAGAGCATATGCATATTAGAAGGTGGATCGAAGAATCAAAACCAGCCAAGAATCATTATTTCTTTACCAAGAAATAATGAAGTTGAAATACCAACGGTACCGAAAGTCATTATTCATAAACCTGTTTCCTTTCTTTGTAAGGATAACAATAGGGTACCTTGTAATTATAGCTGCAATGTGACAATGCCAGAGAAGGAAGATATAGCTAGTGCCTCTAAGGAGGTTCAAGATGAGGGTTCTTATACATGTAGTGGGAAACGTTATGATGCAGAAGGCGTTGGAGTTGAGCCCGCAAAAGCAAAAGCCT TGAAGGAGGAAGAAGCCAGAGAATTTCTAAAATGCTTGAAACATAGTGAGTACAGTGTAGTTGAGCAATTACGCAAACAACTAGCTCGTATATCAGTATTGGCTTTGCTTCTGAGTTTAGAAGTACATCGTGAGGCGTTAATGAAGGTGCTCAATGAGACTTATGTTACTAATGATATATCGGTCAACAAGTTGGATCAACTGGTTAGTAACAtaagtgctgacaatttcatttatttcaacgaTGATGAAATCCCACCTAGAGGCATGGGATCAACTAAGGCTTTGCACATTACCACTCGTTGCAAAGGATATACATTGCCGAGTGTGcttattgataatgggttagcCTTAAACTTCATGCCATTGTCCATATTGAACAGATTATCCATTGACAGTTCTCACATGAAAACATGCCATAATGTAGTGAGAGTATTTGATGGCACGGAGAGAAAGGTCATGGGAAGAATTGATATTCCTTTGATGATTGGGCCAAACACGTATGAGGTGAACTTTTTAGTAATGGACATCAAACCCTCTTACAATTTCctattgggaagaccttggatacaTTCGGCAGAAGCGGTGCCCTTATCttttcaccaaaaattgaagttagtagcCGATGGACGGCTAGTCACCATAAATGtggaggaggacattatagcgACAGCTACCAGTGATGCACCATATGTGGAAGAAAATAAGGAGGCCATTGAGTGCTCTTTTTGTTCCTTATAA